In Citrus sinensis cultivar Valencia sweet orange chromosome 4, DVS_A1.0, whole genome shotgun sequence, one DNA window encodes the following:
- the LOC102614565 gene encoding CLAVATA3/ESR (CLE)-related protein 9: MAMQRQSSPSGMHMHGHHRFLMMIVLLPLLLLLISFASSSSAARFPIPKPYDIKNPNSCDTFLNKNSRSLCIQLQINHHQHYSPPPPPLGHDQIVDPRYGVEKRLVPTGPNPLHN; encoded by the coding sequence ATGGCCATGCAGAGGCAGAGCTCTCCCTCCGGCATGCACATGCACGGCCATCATCGCTTCTTGATGATGATAGTCttgcttcctcttcttcttctgctcATCTCTTTCGCATCGTCGTCGTCAGCCGCCCGGTTTCCCATTCCCAAGCCCTACGACATAAAGAATCCCAATTCTTGTGACACGTTCTTGAACAAGAACTCGCGTTCTTTGTGCATTCAACTCCAAATAAACCACCACCAACACTACTCCCCACCACCACCTCCACTTGGTCATGATCAGATCGTTGATCCCAGATACGGCGTCGAAAAAAGACTCGTTCCCACCGGCCCAAACCCTCTTCACAATTGA